A genome region from Streptomyces antimycoticus includes the following:
- a CDS encoding aliphatic sulfonate ABC transporter substrate-binding protein encodes MRMSRRDFIRTLSATGAALSVAACSSSGNGGGSAVRFGYIADYNGASLLAIAEDRGLWKKHGLTAEPKVFVNGPVQIQALRTGNLDYGYIGPGALWLPASGKATIVAVNTLTYADRVIARPGIASIRDLRGKKVGVPEGTSGEMALNLALQQAGMAMKDISKVVMDAPTVVSAFASGQIDGAGIWYPLIDTIKEKVPGMKEVASTEDIPGSTFPTAFVSGAKGKPERDRKVVQVLQEANDWRSAHAKESIALAAKLLKADEAKVAADAEHVKTMTTAELVARTKDGTVDKWLDGMSRFFVRTGQLQKSPAPSSFYAGDLYTKAAAR; translated from the coding sequence ATGAGGATGAGCCGACGCGACTTCATACGCACACTCTCCGCGACCGGTGCGGCACTGTCGGTGGCCGCGTGTTCGTCCTCCGGCAACGGCGGCGGCTCCGCGGTCAGGTTCGGCTATATCGCCGACTACAACGGCGCGAGCCTGCTGGCCATCGCCGAGGACCGCGGCCTGTGGAAGAAACACGGTCTGACCGCCGAGCCCAAGGTGTTCGTCAACGGTCCGGTCCAGATCCAGGCCCTGCGCACCGGCAATCTGGACTACGGCTATATCGGGCCGGGCGCCCTGTGGCTGCCCGCCTCCGGCAAGGCCACCATCGTGGCCGTCAATACGCTCACCTACGCCGACCGGGTCATCGCCCGGCCCGGTATCGCCTCGATCCGGGATCTGAGGGGAAAGAAGGTCGGCGTTCCCGAGGGCACATCCGGTGAGATGGCGCTCAATCTCGCGCTCCAGCAGGCCGGGATGGCCATGAAGGACATCTCGAAGGTGGTGATGGACGCGCCCACCGTCGTCTCCGCGTTCGCCTCCGGGCAGATCGACGGCGCCGGGATCTGGTACCCCCTCATCGACACCATCAAGGAGAAGGTGCCGGGGATGAAGGAAGTGGCGAGCACCGAGGACATCCCCGGCTCCACCTTCCCCACCGCCTTCGTCTCCGGCGCCAAGGGGAAGCCGGAGCGCGACCGGAAGGTCGTCCAGGTGCTACAGGAGGCCAACGACTGGCGGTCCGCGCATGCCAAGGAGTCCATCGCGCTGGCGGCGAAGCTGCTCAAGGCCGACGAGGCGAAGGTGGCGGCGGACGCGGAGCATGTGAAGACGATGACGACCGCCGAGCTCGTCGCCAGAACCAAGGACGGCACCGTCGACAAGTGGCTGGACGGCATGAGCCGGTTCTTCGTCCGGACCGGGCAGCTACAGAAGTCGCCCGCCCCGTCCTCGTTCTACGCCGGTGACCTCTACACGAAGGCAGCCGCCCGATGA
- a CDS encoding family 43 glycosylhydrolase, producing the protein MRRSPGTLVATLLCALLAGLLPAAQATAAARPAAENTTTAREAPTYHNPLTAGVVDTFPDPVMIRGKDGLWYAYGTQNPVFQSKGEDGERMLPILRSADMAHWEYAGEVFTPETKPAWHKGARLWAPDIRYVNGHYNLYYSVSSGNTVGVATAPTPTGPWTDQGAVLPSPSGCATGNIDQAQFTDEGGQPYLYWGSYDTICVAKMNAARTRIEGAVTEVAQGRRMEGGFVVRRGGHYYLFYSDAGCCDGAYSGYQVKVGRATSPTGPFVDDEGVPLTAATSKGGVALTANGNGWIGPGHNALQTDLSGQDWLVYHAISSDDPDLKPAAGGTLKLSKRPMLMDRLDWIDGWPVVRAGAGASRGAQRAPVASWAAGGTFNDGSLKGWHAGSGSGTDGWSVGHEQDAQGFVTPRGNPTGPASLVSDRSAPAVRRAEADLRVSSATGAAGLLVRYTGPDDVVVAWLDRARNALVTDVRIDGRSRGARTTPLPADFVWDTWHNVAAEVRGTRMTVEVSADRLRDAVATQERTLPVTAVRPGKVGVAARGAGVAADNVGAAALHTPVTTRIPERAPGPLLPAYSDEFDTATVPGTTADSPWSWVRGPASGVTMADGALSWPTQSGELYLGTNTASVLTRDAPPGDYTVETRLRFAPGRTNQQAGLVLYGDDDRYLKLVHAVLPVSHTDGKATHVTEFAKEGERPTTTPPTPVAYGPMFGGPPADTLWMRLSYHADTARDETEVRAATSTDGVHWVHTGVWTLPTVNKLKIGLVAQNTAGTVARFDYVRTYRH; encoded by the coding sequence ATGAGACGAAGTCCTGGCACCCTCGTCGCCACGCTGCTGTGCGCGCTGCTGGCCGGGCTGCTGCCCGCGGCCCAGGCGACGGCCGCCGCGCGCCCGGCGGCGGAGAACACCACCACGGCCCGCGAGGCGCCGACGTACCACAACCCGCTGACGGCCGGGGTGGTCGACACCTTCCCCGACCCGGTGATGATCCGGGGCAAGGACGGCCTGTGGTATGCGTACGGCACCCAGAATCCGGTGTTCCAGAGCAAGGGCGAGGACGGTGAGCGGATGCTGCCCATCCTTCGCTCGGCCGACATGGCGCACTGGGAGTACGCCGGAGAGGTCTTCACCCCTGAGACCAAACCCGCCTGGCACAAGGGCGCCCGGTTGTGGGCCCCCGACATCCGCTATGTGAACGGCCACTACAACCTGTACTACTCGGTGTCCTCGGGGAACACCGTCGGAGTGGCGACGGCGCCCACCCCCACCGGGCCCTGGACCGACCAGGGAGCCGTGCTGCCCTCGCCGAGCGGCTGCGCCACCGGCAACATCGACCAGGCCCAGTTCACGGACGAGGGCGGGCAGCCCTATCTGTACTGGGGGAGCTACGACACGATCTGCGTGGCGAAGATGAACGCCGCCCGCACCCGTATCGAGGGCGCGGTGACCGAAGTGGCGCAGGGCCGCCGGATGGAGGGCGGGTTCGTCGTCCGGCGCGGTGGCCACTACTACCTCTTCTACTCCGACGCCGGATGCTGCGACGGCGCCTACAGCGGCTATCAGGTCAAGGTCGGCCGGGCGACCAGCCCGACCGGGCCCTTCGTGGACGACGAGGGCGTTCCGCTGACAGCCGCGACCAGCAAGGGCGGCGTGGCGCTGACCGCGAACGGCAACGGATGGATCGGCCCCGGACACAACGCCCTGCAGACCGATCTGTCCGGCCAGGACTGGCTCGTCTACCACGCCATCTCCTCCGACGACCCGGATCTCAAACCGGCGGCGGGCGGCACGCTGAAGCTGTCCAAGCGGCCGATGTTGATGGACCGGCTGGACTGGATCGACGGCTGGCCGGTCGTGCGGGCCGGGGCCGGCGCCTCCCGGGGCGCGCAGCGGGCCCCGGTGGCCTCCTGGGCCGCGGGCGGCACCTTCAACGACGGCTCGCTGAAGGGGTGGCACGCCGGTAGCGGCTCCGGCACCGACGGCTGGAGTGTCGGACACGAGCAGGACGCCCAGGGCTTCGTCACACCGCGCGGAAATCCCACCGGCCCCGCCTCGCTGGTCTCGGACCGGTCCGCCCCGGCGGTCCGGCGCGCCGAGGCGGACCTGCGGGTCAGCTCGGCCACCGGCGCGGCCGGACTGCTGGTCCGCTACACCGGCCCGGACGATGTCGTGGTGGCGTGGCTGGACAGGGCGCGCAACGCACTGGTGACGGACGTGCGGATCGACGGCCGAAGCCGTGGCGCTCGGACGACCCCGCTCCCGGCGGACTTCGTCTGGGACACCTGGCACAACGTGGCGGCCGAGGTCCGCGGCACCCGGATGACCGTGGAGGTGAGCGCGGACCGGCTGCGGGACGCGGTGGCCACCCAGGAGCGCACGCTGCCCGTGACGGCGGTCCGCCCCGGCAAGGTCGGTGTCGCCGCCCGCGGCGCCGGAGTGGCCGCCGACAACGTGGGGGCCGCGGCGCTCCACACACCGGTCACCACGCGCATCCCCGAGCGGGCACCGGGCCCGCTGCTGCCCGCCTACAGCGACGAGTTCGACACCGCCACCGTCCCCGGCACCACGGCGGACTCGCCGTGGTCATGGGTGCGCGGACCCGCCTCCGGGGTCACGATGGCCGATGGCGCCCTGTCCTGGCCGACTCAGAGTGGCGAGCTCTATCTCGGCACCAATACGGCGTCGGTGCTGACCCGCGACGCTCCCCCGGGCGACTACACCGTGGAGACCAGGCTCCGCTTCGCTCCGGGGCGGACCAATCAGCAGGCCGGGCTGGTGCTCTACGGCGATGACGACCGCTATCTGAAGCTGGTGCACGCGGTGCTCCCGGTGAGCCACACCGACGGAAAGGCCACGCACGTCACGGAGTTCGCGAAGGAGGGCGAGCGTCCCACCACCACACCGCCGACCCCGGTGGCCTACGGCCCGATGTTCGGTGGCCCGCCCGCGGACACGCTGTGGATGCGGCTGTCGTACCACGCCGACACCGCGCGGGACGAGACCGAGGTGCGCGCCGCCACCAGCACGGACGGTGTGCACTGGGTCCACACCGGCGTCTGGACCCTGCCGACCGTGAACAAGCTCAAAATCGGTCTGGTCGCGCAGAACACCGCGGGCACGGTGGCGCGCTTCGACTACGTGCGCACCTACCGCCACTGA
- a CDS encoding ROK family transcriptional regulator, with protein sequence MLFGMHPHQDGPLARLRRGHEDLVLELLRKHGPLSRAELGQHSGLSRTTLSDIVTELIESGAVVATAPETAPRRRGRPVEALTLNPSAGQAIGIDFARRAVHVSAVNVAHEVIGSASEPHDPGLPWEERITLAERLVGTLADGALRLGALNAIGVGVVGPVGDPDSGPPDPYPSADLPALLRKRFEAPVLVDNNTRLAALAEATWGAAAGGQDVLYLRLSHGVGGGLVVGGSLHRGAYGLSGEFGHIAVESGDGRCSCGATGCLETVASVGAMLAAYRRAGGHADGLAALLGALEAGDPVALRTLEAAAVHIGTVLAAVCNAVGPGVIVLGGELAAAGPPLFEPVERALRAHIMPISRDRVDLRPATLGEAGGALGAIALVLHESPLLSHYPARPG encoded by the coding sequence ATGCTGTTCGGCATGCACCCCCATCAGGACGGCCCGCTGGCCCGGCTGCGGCGGGGCCACGAAGACTTGGTACTGGAGCTGTTGCGCAAACACGGCCCGCTCAGCCGGGCCGAACTGGGACAGCACAGCGGCCTCTCCCGGACCACCCTCAGCGATATCGTCACCGAGCTGATCGAGAGCGGCGCCGTCGTCGCCACGGCGCCGGAAACGGCCCCGCGCCGGCGGGGACGGCCGGTGGAGGCACTGACGCTCAACCCCAGCGCGGGCCAGGCCATCGGTATCGACTTCGCCCGCCGGGCGGTGCATGTCTCCGCGGTCAACGTCGCACACGAGGTGATCGGGTCGGCCAGCGAACCGCACGACCCGGGACTGCCCTGGGAGGAGCGGATCACCCTGGCCGAGCGGCTGGTCGGCACGCTCGCCGACGGCGCCCTGCGGCTGGGCGCACTGAACGCCATCGGGGTGGGTGTGGTCGGCCCGGTCGGAGATCCCGACTCCGGGCCGCCGGACCCGTACCCCTCCGCCGATCTGCCCGCCCTGCTGCGCAAGCGTTTCGAGGCACCGGTGCTGGTGGACAACAACACCCGGCTCGCCGCGCTCGCCGAGGCGACCTGGGGCGCGGCGGCGGGCGGTCAGGACGTCCTGTATCTGCGGCTGTCCCACGGTGTGGGCGGCGGGCTGGTCGTGGGCGGCTCCCTGCACCGGGGGGCGTACGGCCTGTCCGGCGAGTTCGGCCATATCGCGGTCGAGTCGGGCGACGGGCGATGTTCGTGCGGCGCCACCGGCTGCCTGGAGACGGTGGCCTCGGTGGGCGCCATGCTCGCCGCCTACCGCCGCGCGGGCGGACACGCGGACGGCCTGGCCGCGCTCCTCGGGGCGCTGGAGGCCGGCGATCCGGTGGCGCTGCGCACGCTGGAGGCGGCCGCCGTCCACATCGGCACCGTGCTGGCGGCGGTGTGCAACGCGGTCGGCCCCGGGGTGATCGTGCTCGGTGGCGAACTCGCCGCGGCCGGCCCACCGCTCTTCGAGCCGGTCGAACGGGCGCTGCGCGCACACATCATGCCGATCTCACGGGACCGTGTGGACCTGAGGCCGGCGACGCTCGGCGAGGCCGGTGGCGCCCTGGGCGCCATCGCCCTTGTCCTGCATGAATCCCCCCTGCTCAGCCATTACCCGGCCCGTCCGGGCTGA
- a CDS encoding sulfatase-like hydrolase/transferase: MNLLFLMTDQHRVDTLGCYGNPHVATPNLDRLAATGTRFDRFYTPTAICTPARASLLTGQAPFRHRLLANYERNVGYLEDLREDAFTFPTALAERDYQLGLVGKWHVGTHRNAASYGFDGPDLPGWHNPVDHPDYAAYLKERGLPPYRISDPIRGTTPNGNPGNLLAARLHQPVEATFEHYLATRAIEQLERYAADGRPFFLATHFFGPHLPYLLPDAYFDAYDPGLVELPASIAETFEGKPPVQRNYSAHWTFDTIPIEVTRKLIAVYWGYVTLIDEQIGRILTRLDELGLADDTSVFFTADHGEFTGAHRLHDKGPAMYEDIYRIPGIIRIPGAAPQVREEFVSLTDCTATILDLAGCDTSPAVDSRSLVPLVRGEHPRWPTELLAEFHGHHFPYPQRMIRDERHKLIVNPESVNELYDLDTDPHELTNRYEHPELLPVRRRLMRRLYDLLRERGDNFYHWMTPMFDIGDLDYDPSLSSFEPEGTA, from the coding sequence ATGAACCTGCTGTTCCTGATGACCGATCAGCATCGCGTCGACACCCTCGGCTGTTACGGCAATCCGCATGTGGCCACGCCGAACCTGGACCGGCTGGCGGCGACCGGCACCCGCTTCGACCGCTTCTACACCCCCACCGCCATCTGCACCCCGGCCCGCGCCAGTCTGCTCACCGGCCAGGCGCCGTTCCGCCACCGGCTGCTGGCCAACTACGAGCGTAACGTCGGCTATCTGGAGGATCTACGCGAGGACGCGTTCACCTTCCCCACCGCCCTGGCAGAGCGCGACTACCAGCTCGGCCTGGTCGGCAAGTGGCATGTGGGCACCCACCGCAACGCCGCCTCGTACGGCTTCGACGGGCCCGATCTGCCCGGCTGGCACAACCCCGTGGACCATCCGGACTACGCGGCGTATCTGAAGGAGCGGGGCCTGCCGCCGTACCGGATATCCGATCCGATCCGCGGCACCACGCCCAACGGCAATCCGGGCAATCTGCTGGCGGCGCGGCTGCACCAACCGGTGGAGGCCACCTTCGAGCACTATCTGGCCACCCGCGCCATCGAGCAACTGGAGCGATACGCCGCAGACGGGCGGCCGTTCTTCCTGGCCACCCACTTCTTCGGGCCGCATCTGCCGTATCTGCTGCCCGACGCGTACTTCGACGCCTACGACCCCGGCCTGGTGGAGCTGCCCGCCTCGATCGCCGAGACCTTCGAGGGAAAGCCACCGGTGCAGCGCAACTACAGCGCCCACTGGACGTTCGACACCATCCCGATCGAGGTGACCCGCAAGCTGATCGCGGTCTACTGGGGCTATGTCACGCTGATCGACGAGCAGATCGGGCGCATCCTCACCCGCCTCGACGAGCTCGGGCTGGCCGATGACACCTCGGTGTTCTTCACCGCCGACCACGGCGAGTTCACGGGCGCCCACCGGCTGCATGACAAGGGCCCGGCGATGTACGAGGACATCTATCGCATCCCCGGCATCATCCGCATTCCCGGGGCGGCCCCGCAGGTCCGCGAGGAGTTCGTCAGCCTCACCGACTGCACGGCCACCATCCTGGACCTCGCGGGCTGCGACACCTCACCGGCCGTGGACAGCCGAAGCCTGGTGCCACTGGTGCGGGGCGAACATCCGCGGTGGCCGACCGAGTTGCTCGCCGAGTTCCACGGCCACCACTTCCCGTATCCGCAGCGGATGATCCGCGACGAGCGCCACAAGCTCATCGTCAATCCCGAGTCGGTCAACGAGCTCTACGACCTGGACACCGACCCGCATGAGCTGACCAACCGCTACGAGCACCCTGAGCTGCTGCCCGTGCGCCGCCGCCTGATGCGCCGCCTGTACGACCTGCTGCGCGAGCGTGGCGACAACTTCTACCACTGGATGACCCCGATGTTCGACATCGGGGACCTTGACTACGACCCGAGCCTGAGCTCCTTCGAGCCGGAAGGGACCGCGTAG
- a CDS encoding ABC transporter ATP-binding protein, whose product MSPKISFRDVVKTYPMKNTTFTALGQVSLDIGDREFVAVVGPSGCGKSTLLSMVAGLLEPTSGTVTVDGDPVSGPGPDRGVIFQQYALFPWLTVRGNVEFGLKLAHVPAAERRRRAEHAIELVGLADFADALPKTLSGGMKQRCAIARAYAVDPEVLLMDEPFGALDALTRVQLQDQLLDTWTKERRTVLFITHDVDEAVYLAGRVVVMAARPGRVHRVIDVDLPYPRTEEIRLSAEFARIRNDVWTQVYHQSPADSAA is encoded by the coding sequence ATGAGCCCCAAGATCTCTTTCCGGGACGTGGTCAAGACCTACCCGATGAAGAACACCACCTTCACCGCGCTCGGCCAGGTCTCACTGGACATCGGGGACCGGGAGTTCGTCGCGGTGGTCGGGCCGTCCGGGTGCGGCAAGTCCACCTTGCTGAGCATGGTGGCCGGACTGCTGGAACCCACCTCCGGCACGGTCACGGTGGACGGCGATCCCGTCTCCGGGCCGGGGCCGGACCGTGGGGTGATCTTCCAGCAGTACGCGCTGTTCCCGTGGCTGACGGTGCGCGGCAATGTCGAGTTCGGGCTGAAGCTGGCCCACGTCCCCGCCGCGGAGCGCAGGCGGCGCGCCGAACACGCCATCGAGCTGGTCGGGCTCGCCGACTTCGCGGACGCCCTGCCCAAGACCCTCTCCGGAGGGATGAAACAGCGCTGCGCCATCGCCCGGGCCTACGCCGTGGACCCCGAAGTCCTGCTGATGGACGAGCCGTTCGGGGCGCTGGACGCGCTGACCCGGGTGCAGTTGCAGGACCAGCTGCTGGACACCTGGACCAAGGAGCGGCGCACCGTCCTGTTCATCACGCATGACGTCGACGAGGCGGTGTATCTGGCCGGGCGGGTGGTCGTGATGGCCGCCCGGCCGGGCCGCGTCCACCGGGTCATCGACGTGGACCTGCCCTATCCGCGGACCGAGGAGATACGGCTGTCCGCGGAGTTCGCCAGGATCCGCAACGACGTCTGGACCCAGGTCTACCACCAGTCACCGGCCGACTCCGCCGCCTGA